One Gadus morhua chromosome 13, gadMor3.0, whole genome shotgun sequence genomic window carries:
- the LOC115556878 gene encoding potassium voltage-gated channel subfamily A member 10 gives MEVPLVNFENMDDVNINLGDPNDSGYPTSPTSEAPEQLAGATNRRPSTRQSPRRGRRSQGELSPATGRKGTSSGSLISNLKLLIHSESPTDSVFSKAVRDCCDNEDFLLEKQVVEVRDEKVVINVSGLMYETQLSTLNRFPESVLGCPVKRIKYFDHMKNEYFFDRNRPSFDGILYFYQSGGKLKRPANVPLDVFAAEIVFYELGNEAMEQFREDEGFVTEAEVLLPTNDIHRQFWLLFEYPESSSAARSVALVSVMVIVISIFIFCLETLPEFRDDRDVVPSVTQLINGTAVTSLAHVLPKTFMSYMTDPFFVVETICIVWFCFELCVRFVVCPSKSAFFNNIMNIIDIVSITPYFVTLGTELAADPDEDLDSSQNASLAILRIIRLVRVFRIFKLSRHSKGLQILGQTLKASMRELGLLIFFLFIGVILFSSAIYFAEVDEPHTQFVSIPDGFWWAVVTMTTVGYGDMCPITIGGKMVGTLCAIAGVLTIALPVPVIVSNFNYFYHRETEQEEKQIIDAATEATQKSMAAAAASNRYGSTPSLTKSNGTWQNEKNGVQ, from the coding sequence ATGGAGGTGCCACTGGTCAACTTCGAGAACATGGACGACGTAAACATCAACCTGGGCGACCCCAACGACTCGGGgtaccccacctcccccacctccgaGGCGCCCGAGCAGCTGGCCGGGGCCACCAACCGCCGGCCGTCCACGCGCCAGTCTCCCCGGCGCGGCCGCCGTTCCCAGGGGGAGCTCTCCCCCGCCACAGGCCGCAAGGGGACCAGCAGCGGCAGCCTGATCTCCAACCTCAAGCTGCTGATCCACAGCGAGTCGCCCACCGACAGCGTCTTCAGCAAGGCGGTGCGGGACTGCTGCGACAACGAGGACTTCCTGCTGGAGAagcaggtggtggaggtgcgCGACGAGAAGGTGGTGATCAACGTGTCGGGCCTGATGTACGAGACGCAGCTCAGCACCCTGAACCGCTTCCCGGAGTCGGTGCTGGGGTGCCCCGTGAAACGGATCAAATACTTTGACCACATGAAGAACGAGTACTTCTTCGACCGCAACCGGCCGTCCTTTGACGGCATTCTGTACTTCTACCAGTCGGGGGGGAAGCTCAAACGTCCAGCCAATGTACCCTTAGATGTTTTTGCCGCTGAGATCGTGTTTTACGAGCTGGGGAACGAGGCGATGGAGCAGTTCCGCGAGGACGAGGGCTTCGTCACCGAGGCGGAGGTCCTCCTGCCCACCAACGACATCCACCGGCAGTTCTGGCTCCTGTTCGAGTACCCCGAGAGCTCCAGCGCCGCCCGCTCCGTGGCCCTTGTGTCCGTGATGGTCATCGTCATCTCCATCTTCATCTTCTGCCTGGAGACACTACCGGAGTTCAGGGACGACCGAGACGTTGTGCCGAGCGTGACCCAGCTCATCAACGGCACTGCGGTCACGTCCCTGGCCCACGTTCTCCCCAAGACCTTCATGTCCTACATGACGGACCCCTTCTTCGTGGTGGAGACCATCTGCATCGTCTGGTTCTGCTTTGAGCTCTGCGTGCGCTTCGTGGTGTGCCCCAGCAAGAGCGCCTTCTTCAACAACATCATGAACATCATCGACATCGTCTCCATCACGCCCTACTTCGTCACCTTGGGAACCGAGCTGGCCGCCGACCCGGACGAAGACCTCGACAGCAGCCAGAACGCCTCGCTGGCCATCTTGCGGATCATCCGTCTCGTGCGCGTTTTCCGAATCTTTAAACTCTCCCGACACTCCAAGGGGCTCCAGATCCTGGGCCAGACCCTGAAGGCCAGCATGCGCGAGCTGGGCCTtctcatcttcttcctcttcatcggCGTCATCCTCTTCTCCAGTGCCATCTACTTTGCCGAGGTAGACGAGCCGCACACCCAGTTCGTCAGCATACCCGACGGCTTCTGGTGGGCCGTGGTCACCATGACCACTGTGGGCTACGGCGACATGTGTCCCATCACCATCGGGGGCAAGATGGTGGGCACCCTGTGCGCCATTGCCGGCGTGCTGACCATCGCGCTGCCCGTCCCCGTCATCGTATCCAACTTCAACTACTTCTACCACCGCGagacggagcaggaggagaagcagatCATAGACGCTGCGACGGAGGCCACCCAGAAGtccatggcggcggcggcggcgagcaaCAGGTACGGGAGCACGCCTTCGCTGACAAAGAGCAACGGCACCTGGCAGAATGAGAAGAACGGCGTACAgtga